A window from Bos indicus isolate NIAB-ARS_2022 breed Sahiwal x Tharparkar chromosome 1, NIAB-ARS_B.indTharparkar_mat_pri_1.0, whole genome shotgun sequence encodes these proteins:
- the LOC139180356 gene encoding uncharacterized protein: MQFVYCTTPAKCEEDPGSRKPTVTKCLPLQPLAGLEGDFTSADLGHTLADGLEKNTQRSTALNVARGRIPSPSRARPRGAQTALSPVSDKPQRAGRAWDARDAQAPTRCARSGRASGAARPIAGLPHLPAYQRRAAEGARPKPRSHWLRRHRPDPAVLCRRQRATEAPGLAPPGPTTTPASPAGSHGASTLLGPPPPSVLRPVRSSSNSRLSSCSRKLDRRPDCCPASFPRVPQKGRKHSHHPASPREQSLVEDVEGGRGCGAGRERCGGSGQKAVLLASVLARSPTTM, translated from the exons ATGCAGTTTGTGTACTGCACAACTCCAGCAAAATGTGAAGAG GATCCTGGCAGTCGGAAGCCCACCGTAACTAAATGTTTGCCTCTGCAGCCTCTCGCAGGGTTAGAAGGTGACTTTACATCAGCTGACTTGGGGCACACTTTGGCAGACGGGTTGGAAAAAAACACGCAGAGATCAACGGCGCTTAACGTGGCGCGCGGCAGAATACCCTCCCCCAGCCGGGCGCGGCCCCGAGGCGCACAGACCGCCCTGAGCCCTGTCTCAGACAAGCCCCAGCGCGCTGGGAGAGCGTGGGACGCCAGAGACGCGCAGGCGCCAACTCGCTGCGCGCGCTCTGGCCGCGCGTCCGGGGCAGCTCGGCCAATCGCAGGGCTGCCGCACCTTCCCGCCTACCAGAGGCGAGCAGCCGAGGGGGCTCGGCCCAAGCCGCGCTCCCACTGGCTGAGACGGCACCGCCCAGACCCAGCTGTGCTCTGCCGGCGCCAGCGGGCTACTGAGGCTCCGGGCCTTGCCCCGCCCGggcccaccaccaccccagcaTCTCCCGCCGGCTCCCACGGCGCCTCCACCTTGCTCGGTCCTCCTCCTCCCTCGGTCCTGCGGCCTGTGCGGTCCTCCAGCAACAGCCGGCTCAGCTCGTGCTCGAGGAAGCTGGACCGGCGGCCCGACTGCTGTCCAGCATCCTTCCCGAGGGTGCCGCAGAAAGGGAGGAAGCACTCCCACCACCCAGCAAGTCCCCGAGAACAGAGCCTGGTGGAGGACGTGGAAGGAGGACGAGGATGCGGGGCAGGCCGGGAGAGATGCGGGGGCTCGGGCCAGAAAGCAGTCCTACTGGCTTCGGTCCTGGCTCGGTCTCCGACTACCATGTGA